The window AACTCCTACGTCCCTACCGAAGCGGTCATGGGGGCTCAGGTCGCGAATGAACTCGGGGATCGCGACCTCATGGAGTTTGCCGTGGTGATTCTCTCGAATATCCCCTATAACCAACTGCCTGGGGCTGTACAGGAACGCCTCACAGAGTTCCTCGACCAAGGAGGCTCCCTCCTGATCACAGGGGGCCCCAATGCCTACGGGAGCGGCGGGTACCAGCCAATGGCAGCCTTCGTCCCCTTCGAGATCCGAACCAGGGACGACTGGCGGTCCGTTCCCTTCAAGGAGGTTATCCCGATTCAGCCGGATCATCCGATCCTACGGGGGGTGACTTTTCGGACTGTGGGATCTTTCAATGATCTCAATCCCAAGCCAGCCGCAGTGGAAATCGCCCAATATGCTGGTGGGAGGACGGGGTTTCCTTCACCTTTGATCGCCGAGCAGCGAGTAGGGCAGGGGACCGTGGTGGGTGTTGCCCTTGATCTCGGTCGAGAGCTTCAGAATGGATGGAGGGACGGCAATCGGTTTGTCCAAAACCTCCTCACATACCTGGTTACGCGTTCCCCCTGAAACGCAAGCCGACGGAGACAAGGAATAAGGATCTGGGATGGAGGTGTAGGGCCAATACCATTTTATTTGCACCCTTTCTGCCACCGATTTTCCACTAACGATGCAGCGTTTGGAGATCGCCGGGCCAGTGCTTCAGGGCAAGCTCTGCACGGAGGAGGGAGATCTGGAGTTACAGAAAGTCAACCTGGAAATCCAACCCTAAATTGGAAAGCGCCGTAATTGAGAGGGATATCTTTCCGGTCGCATGTTCCCCCCTGGATCCCACGCCGAGGGAGCAGGAGGAAAGTGGGGGGAAGGTAGCATGTTGCGCTACTTGACAGCAGGGGAGTCACACGGACCCTCCCTGACCACGATTGTGGAGGGGATGCCGGCAAATCTGCCGCTGAGCCCTAAAGATATCGATGTAGAGCTCAGCCGACGGCAGATGGGGTATGGCCGGGGCGGGCGGATGAAGATCGAGCAAGATCGGGTCTCGATCACCGCTGGCGTGCGACACGGCGTGACCCTCGGGTCTCCCATTACCCTCATCATCACCAATCGGGACTTCACCAATTGGCAAGAGACCATGGGGATCGAGGTGGAGGTGAAGGTCCAGGACACCCGCCCCCCGGTCACGCGGCCCCGTCCAGGACACGCGGATCTTGCAGGTGCCATCAAGTACGGGCACCGAGATATCCGAAACGTCCTTGAGCGGTCCAGCGCCAGGGAAACCACCGCTCGCGTGGCCGTGGGAGCAGTTTGCAAGCGCCTCCTCCGGGAGTTCGGCATCTCCGTCCTGAGCCACGTCGTGGAGATCGGCGGGGTACGGGCGAGTCGGGGCGATGCGACCCCCGAGCAGATTCAGGCCCTCGCCGAGGCCTCCCCTGTCCGATGCGTAGATCGAGAGGCCGCCGAGGCGATGGTGGCGAAAATCGATGAGGCCCGACGGCGTAAGACGACCCTGGGAGGAATATTTGAGATTATCGTTGAGGGGGTTCCGGTCGGCTTGGGAAGCTATG is drawn from Candidatus Methylomirabilota bacterium and contains these coding sequences:
- the aroC gene encoding chorismate synthase, with the translated sequence MLRYLTAGESHGPSLTTIVEGMPANLPLSPKDIDVELSRRQMGYGRGGRMKIEQDRVSITAGVRHGVTLGSPITLIITNRDFTNWQETMGIEVEVKVQDTRPPVTRPRPGHADLAGAIKYGHRDIRNVLERSSARETTARVAVGAVCKRLLREFGISVLSHVVEIGGVRASRGDATPEQIQALAEASPVRCVDREAAEAMVAKIDEARRRKTTLGGIFEIIVEGVPVGLGSYVQWDRKLDGRLARALMSIQAIKGVEVGFGFTVAGRFGFEAHDEIFYDPERQGPHGLKFYRKTNYAGGLEGGVTNGEPILLRAAMKPLSTQYAPLRSVDLETKEPFEATVERSDVCAVPAAGVIGEGVVAFEVANALREKFGGDSLEEMKRNFDTYARYVRER